The sequence below is a genomic window from Cryobacterium arcticum.
ATCATCGGGGCCGGCGGCATCGCCCGCGAGCTCATCCGGCTGCTCGGCCCGTTCGCCAGCGAGACCGTGGTGGTGCGGCGCAGCACCGACCCGGTGCCGGGCGCCACCCGCACCGTCACCACGCAGGCTCTGCGGAACGAGCTGCCCCTGGCGGATGTCGTCGTGGTCGCCGCCGCCCTCACCGGCGACACCCGCCACCTGCTCGGAGCGGCCGAACTCGGCCTGATGAAGAAGACGGCACACCTGGTCAACATCGCCAGGGGTCCGCTCGTCGACACCGACGCCCTGGTCGAGGCCCTGCGCTCCGGCACCATCGCCGGCGCGGCGCTGGACGTCACCGATCCCGAACCGCTTCCACAGGGGCATGCGCTCTGGACCGAGGCCCGGTGCCTGATCACCCCGCATATGGCCGACACGCCCGAGATGACCGCACCACTGTTGGCCGAACGAATTCGCCTGAATGTGGCCGCTTTCCTAGGAAACGGGCCGTTCGTCGGGGTTGTCGACACCGAGTCGGGCTACTGAACGGCACCCTCGATTTGGCAGACGGCGATCTTTTGGTAAAGTAGCTACGCTGTTCAAGGCGAGGGAAACTCTCGCCGAGCACACATTCCTCGATAGCTCAATTGGCAGAGCAGCGCACTGTTAATGCGCAGGTTCTTGGTTCGAGTCCAAGTCGGGGAGCGAAAAGGTCACTAGGGGCTCCACCCCCGGTGGCCTTTTTTAGTGCCCAGGCGGGTGCCTACGCGGGTGCTGGCCGCTAGTCTGATCCCGAATGTACCGAAAGGTGGCCGATGTGTCTGTCTGGCAGAGTCTGAGCGCCGTCCTCGCGGGGCTGACCGTGGTCTTCCTCGTACTCTGGCTACGCTCGGCCGTGCGGCAGCGCGGCAGCCGGTTCGACCGGTCGGCCGCCGAACGCGTGCGGATCGACCTCGAACTCTCGCTCGCCGAACAGCACGGCCGGCTGGCGATCATCCGCGAGCTGCAGGACATCGCGGTGCTCTCGCTTGCGCGCCTGATCACACGGGCCGAGGGCGCCCGCTACGCGGCCGAGAGCGACCCGTCCACGGCCGTACGGGCGGCGACGGCGCTCGTTGACGACGGCAGGGTCACCCTGGCCGACCTCCGCCGCGTCCTCACCGTCGCGCGCGAGGGCGAGTCCATCCAGGCGAGGCAGCCGGGGCTGCAATCGGCCCACAACCTCTTCGGGGTGATGCGGGATGCCGGTCTGGCCGTCGGCTTCACCGAATCGGGCGACCGGTTCCCGCTCAAGCCCGGCGCTGAGTTGGCCATCTACCGGATCCTGCAGAGCGCGCTGGCCAACGCGCTCAAGCATGGCGGCGCCGGGACCGAGGCGCGGGTGTCCTTCACCTGGACGCAGGACGGCCTGCAGCTGCTCATCGACGATGACGGTATCCGTGCCGCCGCCCGCCGGGAGAGCGCGTCAGCGTCCGACTTCGCGGCCCGCACGACCTATACAATCGACGACGACCTCAAGGCGCTCAGCGAGAGCATCTCCGGCGCGGACATCACGCAGATGCGCGAGCGGGCCCAGCTCTTCGGTGGCATCTTCAACGCCGGCACGGTTCCGGGCGTCGGGTTCTCCGTCTCCGCGGTGTTCCCGTCCCTGCGATTCCACAACGGCGTGCACGGAGTGAACCTCTCCCGTTGAGGCTCAGTTCTTCTGGCGCTCAGCTCTCGAGATCGTCGACCCCGGGCAGCCAGCTCACGCCGGGAACACCCCACCCGCGCTTGCGGCTCACCTTGGCGGCGATCTTGGCGTAGTGGTGCTCGAGCCGGTCCACGTACAGGGTGCCGTCGAGGTGGTCGAACTCGTGCTGGAAGATCCTGGCCAGCCACCCGTCTGCGCGGATCTCGAACGGGTTCTGCTCGAGGTCGACGGCGCGCAGGATCGCCGATTCCGCGCGGCGCAGCGGGAACCGCTCGCCCGGGAACGACAGGCATCCCTCGACGTCCTCGTCCTCGTCCGCCTCTGAGGCCGGCACCGGGGTGATCCACAGCTCCGGGTTGATGGCGACCCCGCGGGTCTCGACCTCGTCGTCATCCAGGTAGCTGAACGTGAAGAGCCGCAGCCCCACGCCCACCTGGGGTCCGGCGAGACCGACGCCGGGCGCGGCGTCCATGGTCTCGAACATGTCCTGCACCAGCTCGCGTAACGCGTCGTCGAAAACGACGACGGGGGCTGCGGGGGAGTGCAGGACGGGTTCGCCTGAAATTACTATCGGTCGTACGGCCATTCAGCAAGGATATCGGCATGGATCTCGATAGTCTCGTTGAGTGACTCCCGACCTGACAGACCTGGCTGGGGAGATCGCCATCGATCCTCGTCAGGCAATTGGAATCCCGCTCGCGTTGATCGGGGCGGTGTTCCTCTCGTTGGGCGCACAATTCCAGCACCGCGGGGTGACCAAGGTCGAGGCATCCACCGTCGAGGTCACCGGTGGCCTGAGCACCCGTCAGCTCGTTCTCCTGCTGTCCCGCCCGTCCTGGGTGTTCGGCACCCTCATGCTCGGCATGGCCATCGCCTTCCAGCTCACCAGCCTCGCCTTCGCGCCGCTCATCGTCGTCCAGCCGCTCGGCGCGGTCGCGCTGGTGATCACCGCGATCCTCAACGCCAGGGTCAGCCGGCTCAAACTCAACCGGGCGTCGATCATCGCCATCGCCATGTGCGTGGGCGGTGTGGGCCTGTTCGTCACGGTCGCGGCCTTCACGGCCGTGGACAAGCCCGTGACCGACGCCAACCTCATCACGATCCTCATCGTGCTCGCGGTGGTGCTCTGCGCCTTCGCCGCGGCCTTCGCGATGCTGCGCACCCGGTTCCAGGCGATCTTCTACATCATCGGCGCCGGCGTGCTGTACGGCTTCGTCGCCACGCTCGCCAAGGTGATCATCAACCGCATCCAGAACGGCAACTTCGAGTGGCTCACCCTCGTCTGCGTCGCCGGACTGCTGCTCGCCGCGGGCGCAGGGGCGTACTTCGTGCAGAACGCCTATTCCTCCGGCCCGCCGGACCTGGTCATCGCCGGGCTCACGGTGATCGACCCGATGATCGCCGTCGGAATCGGGATCATCGTCTTGGGGGAGGCCTCGCAGGCTCCCGCCTGGGCCGGCGTGCTGTTCGCCCT
It includes:
- a CDS encoding DMT family transporter, which gives rise to MTPDLTDLAGEIAIDPRQAIGIPLALIGAVFLSLGAQFQHRGVTKVEASTVEVTGGLSTRQLVLLLSRPSWVFGTLMLGMAIAFQLTSLAFAPLIVVQPLGAVALVITAILNARVSRLKLNRASIIAIAMCVGGVGLFVTVAAFTAVDKPVTDANLITILIVLAVVLCAFAAAFAMLRTRFQAIFYIIGAGVLYGFVATLAKVIINRIQNGNFEWLTLVCVAGLLLAAGAGAYFVQNAYSSGPPDLVIAGLTVIDPMIAVGIGIIVLGEASQAPAWAGVLFALAGAVAIWGVFRLAKYHPQSAS
- a CDS encoding NAD(P)-dependent oxidoreductase, translating into MAQHRAVLAPETATVRPPGVRSGPIAILPEDSAVFADAVAEAGGQVAELSEHTRGLIWLSYARAAELGDVLAAHPQLAWVQLPWAGIDAFSDVLTAHRRDDLLVTSAKGAFAQPVAEHALALALASLRVLPERARARSWNAVPAGESLYGRTVLIIGAGGIARELIRLLGPFASETVVVRRSTDPVPGATRTVTTQALRNELPLADVVVVAAALTGDTRHLLGAAELGLMKKTAHLVNIARGPLVDTDALVEALRSGTIAGAALDVTDPEPLPQGHALWTEARCLITPHMADTPEMTAPLLAERIRLNVAAFLGNGPFVGVVDTESGY
- the def gene encoding peptide deformylase, giving the protein MAVRPIVISGEPVLHSPAAPVVVFDDALRELVQDMFETMDAAPGVGLAGPQVGVGLRLFTFSYLDDDEVETRGVAINPELWITPVPASEADEDEDVEGCLSFPGERFPLRRAESAILRAVDLEQNPFEIRADGWLARIFQHEFDHLDGTLYVDRLEHHYAKIAAKVSRKRGWGVPGVSWLPGVDDLES
- a CDS encoding sensor histidine kinase, yielding MSVWQSLSAVLAGLTVVFLVLWLRSAVRQRGSRFDRSAAERVRIDLELSLAEQHGRLAIIRELQDIAVLSLARLITRAEGARYAAESDPSTAVRAATALVDDGRVTLADLRRVLTVAREGESIQARQPGLQSAHNLFGVMRDAGLAVGFTESGDRFPLKPGAELAIYRILQSALANALKHGGAGTEARVSFTWTQDGLQLLIDDDGIRAAARRESASASDFAARTTYTIDDDLKALSESISGADITQMRERAQLFGGIFNAGTVPGVGFSVSAVFPSLRFHNGVHGVNLSR